Proteins encoded within one genomic window of Calonectris borealis chromosome 1, bCalBor7.hap1.2, whole genome shotgun sequence:
- the DNM1L gene encoding dynamin-1-like protein isoform X8: MKSVKKWFVVCHSETYVFSHSVISVILQKCATTEFSQGGLPELVRALARLSFSYSSIRFHSGKSSVLESLVGRDLLPRGTGVVTRRPLILQLVHVSPEDGRKTAGDENDPATWKNPRHLSKEIDAEEWGKFLHTKNKIYTDFDEIRQEIENETERISGNNKGISPEPIHLKIFSSNVVNLTLVDLPGMTKVPVGDQPKDIELQIRELILQFISNPNSIILAVTAANTDMATSEALKIAREVDPDGRRTLAVITKLDLMDAGTDAMDVLMGRVIPVKLGIIGVVNRSQLDINNKKSVTDSIRDEYGFLQKKYPSLANRNGTKYLARTLNRLLMHHIRDCLPELKTRINVLAAQYQSLLNSYGEPVEDKSATLLQLITKFATEYCNTIEGTAKYIETSELCGGARICYIFHETFGRTLESVDPLGGLNTIDILTAIRNATGPRPALFVPEVSFELLVKRQIKRLEEPSLRCVELVHEEMQRIIQHCSNYSTQELLRFPKLHDAIVEVVTCLLRRRLPVTNEMVHNLVAIELAYINTKHPDFADACGLMNNNIEEQRRNRLARELPSAVPRDKSTKAPGALTPASQETVTAASAEADGKAASGAGDMSQEPGTGNWRGMLKPSKAEEVSAEEKSKPAAALPASPQKGHAVNLLDVPVPVARKLSAREQRDCEVIERLIKSYFLIVRKNIQDSVPKAVMHFLVNHVKDTLQSELVGQLYKSLLLDDLLTESEDMAQRRKEAADMLKALQRASQIIAEIRETHLW, encoded by the exons ATGAAGTCTGTTAAGAAGTGGTTTGTTGTTTGTCACAGTGAAACTTATGTTTTTTCACATTCTGTAATATCAGTAATTCTTCAGAAGTGTGCTACAACAGAGTTCTCTCAGGGAGGCCTTCCAGAGCTAGTTCGTGCTTTGGCCAGATTGTCCTTCAGTTACTCTTCGATAAGATTTCA CAGTGGAAAGAGTTCTGTGTTGGAAAGTCTTGTGGGGAGGGATCTGCTCCCACGAGGTACTGGAGTTGTCACCCGGAGACCCCTTATTCTGCAGCTGGTGCATGTTTCCCCAGAGGATGGTCGGAAAACAGCTGGAGATGAAAATG ACCCTGCTACATGGAAAAATCCAAGACACCTTTCTAAAG AGATAGATGCTGAAGAGTGGGGTAAATTTCTTCACACCAAAAATAAG ATCTATACAGATTTTGATGAAATTCGTCAGgaaatagaaaatgaaacagagagGATTTCAGGAAATAATAAG GGGATCAGTCCTGAACCTATTCATCTTAAGATTTTTTCATCTAATGTTGTAAATCTGACTCTTGTGGATTTACCTGGAATGACAAAG gtGCCTGTTGGTGATCAGCCTAAGGACATTGAACTTCAAATAAGAGAGCTAATCCTTCAATTCATCAGCAACCCAAATTCAATTATTCTGGCAGTTACAGCTGCTAACACAGACATGGCCACTTCAGAAGCACTTAAAATTGCACGGGAGGTGGATCCAGATg GTCGAAGAACCCTTGCTGTTATCACAAAGCTGGATCTCATGGATGCTGGCACTGATGCTATGGATGTGCTCATGGGAAGAGTGATTCCAGTCAAACTTGGCATCATTGGAGTAGTGAACAG GAGTCAGTTGGATATTAACAATAAGAAGAGTGTAACTGATTCCATTCGTGATGAGTATGGTTTTCTTCAAAAGAAGTATCCTTCTCTAGCCAATCGAAACGGAACCAAGTATCTTGCTAGAACACTGAACAG acTACTGATGCATCATATCAGGGATTGCTTGCCAGAACTGAAAACCAGAATCAATGTTTTAGCTGCTCAGTACCAGTCTCTACTAAACAGCTATGGGGAACCTGTTGAGGACAAAAGTGCCACTTTATTGCAGCTTATTACCAAATTTGCTACAGAATATTGTAACACTATTGAAGGAACAGCAAAATACATAGAGACTTCGGAGCT atgCGGTGGAGCCAGAATCTGTTACATTTTTCATGAGACCTTTGGAAGAACTTTAGAATCTGTTGACCCGCTGGGTGGCCTTAACACAATTGATATTCTGACTGCCATTAGAAATGCTACT GGTCCCCGTCCTGCCTTGTTTGTTCCTGAAGTTTCATTTGAATTGCTGGTAAAAAGGCAAATCAAACGTTTAGAAGAACCTAGCTTGCGCTGTGTTGAGCTGGTTCATGAAGAAATGCAGAGGATTATCCAGCATTGTAGTAATTACAGTACACAG gaatTATTGAGGTTTCCTAAATTGCACGATGCCATAGTTGAAGTCGTAACGTGTCTTCTGCGTAGAAGACTTCCTGTCACAAATGAAATG GTTCATAATCTAGTGGCCATTGAGTTAGCTTATATCAATACCAAACATCCAGACTTTGCTGATGCCTGTGGTTTAATGAATAACAACATAGAG gaacaaaggCGTAACAGGTTAGCCCGGGAATTGCCTTCTGCTGTGCCACGAGACAAG TCTACTAAAGCTCCAGGTGCATTGACACCTGCTTCCCAGGAGACTgttactgctgcttctgctgaggcTGATGGCAAG GCCGCTTCTGGAGCGGGAGATATGTCTCAGGAGCCTGGAACAGGCAACTGGAGAGGAATGCTGAAACCCTCAAAAGCGGAAGAGGTATCGGCAGAGGAAAAATCCaagccagctgcagctctgcctgctagTCCTCAAAAAGGACATGCTGTAAACCTATTAGATGTG CCTGTACCTGTTGCACGCAAGCTTTCTGCCCGTGAGCAACGAGATTGTGAAGTGATTGAACGACTTATTAAATCTTACTTCCTTATTGTCAGGAAGAACATTCAGGACAG TGTGCCAAAGGCAGTGATGCATTTTCTGGTGAACCACGTGAAAGACACTCTTCAGAGTGAGCTGGTGGGCCAGCTGTACAAATCCTTGTTGTTGGATGACCTTCTGACGGAATCTGAGGACATGGCCCAGCGCAGAAAAGAGGCAGCTGACATGCTAAAG GCCCTGCAGCGAGCCAGTCAGATCATTGCAGAGATTCGTGAGACACATCTTTGGTGA
- the DNM1L gene encoding dynamin-1-like protein isoform X9 — protein MEALIPVINKLQDVFNTVGADIIQLPQIVVVGTQSSGKSSVLESLVGRDLLPRGTGVVTRRPLILQLVHVSPEDGRKTAGDENDPATWKNPRHLSKEIDAEEWGKFLHTKNKIYTDFDEIRQEIENETERISGNNKGISPEPIHLKIFSSNVVNLTLVDLPGMTKVPVGDQPKDIELQIRELILQFISNPNSIILAVTAANTDMATSEALKIAREVDPDGRRTLAVITKLDLMDAGTDAMDVLMGRVIPVKLGIIGVVNRSQLDINNKKSVTDSIRDEYGFLQKKYPSLANRNGTKYLARTLNRLLMHHIRDCLPELKTRINVLAAQYQSLLNSYGEPVEDKSATLLQLITKFATEYCNTIEGTAKYIETSELCGGARICYIFHETFGRTLESVDPLGGLNTIDILTAIRNATGPRPALFVPEVSFELLVKRQIKRLEEPSLRCVELVHEEMQRIIQHCSNYSTQELLRFPKLHDAIVEVVTCLLRRRLPVTNEMVHNLVAIELAYINTKHPDFADACGLMNNNIEEQRRNRLARELPSAVPRDKAASGAGDMSQEPGTGNWRGMLKPSKAEEVSAEEKSKPAAALPASPQKGHAVNLLDVPVPVARKLSAREQRDCEVIERLIKSYFLIVRKNIQDSVPKAVMHFLVNHVKDTLQSELVGQLYKSLLLDDLLTESEDMAQRRKEAADMLKALQRASQIIAEIRETHLW, from the exons AGCAGTGGAAAGAGTTCTGTGTTGGAAAGTCTTGTGGGGAGGGATCTGCTCCCACGAGGTACTGGAGTTGTCACCCGGAGACCCCTTATTCTGCAGCTGGTGCATGTTTCCCCAGAGGATGGTCGGAAAACAGCTGGAGATGAAAATG ACCCTGCTACATGGAAAAATCCAAGACACCTTTCTAAAG AGATAGATGCTGAAGAGTGGGGTAAATTTCTTCACACCAAAAATAAG ATCTATACAGATTTTGATGAAATTCGTCAGgaaatagaaaatgaaacagagagGATTTCAGGAAATAATAAG GGGATCAGTCCTGAACCTATTCATCTTAAGATTTTTTCATCTAATGTTGTAAATCTGACTCTTGTGGATTTACCTGGAATGACAAAG gtGCCTGTTGGTGATCAGCCTAAGGACATTGAACTTCAAATAAGAGAGCTAATCCTTCAATTCATCAGCAACCCAAATTCAATTATTCTGGCAGTTACAGCTGCTAACACAGACATGGCCACTTCAGAAGCACTTAAAATTGCACGGGAGGTGGATCCAGATg GTCGAAGAACCCTTGCTGTTATCACAAAGCTGGATCTCATGGATGCTGGCACTGATGCTATGGATGTGCTCATGGGAAGAGTGATTCCAGTCAAACTTGGCATCATTGGAGTAGTGAACAG GAGTCAGTTGGATATTAACAATAAGAAGAGTGTAACTGATTCCATTCGTGATGAGTATGGTTTTCTTCAAAAGAAGTATCCTTCTCTAGCCAATCGAAACGGAACCAAGTATCTTGCTAGAACACTGAACAG acTACTGATGCATCATATCAGGGATTGCTTGCCAGAACTGAAAACCAGAATCAATGTTTTAGCTGCTCAGTACCAGTCTCTACTAAACAGCTATGGGGAACCTGTTGAGGACAAAAGTGCCACTTTATTGCAGCTTATTACCAAATTTGCTACAGAATATTGTAACACTATTGAAGGAACAGCAAAATACATAGAGACTTCGGAGCT atgCGGTGGAGCCAGAATCTGTTACATTTTTCATGAGACCTTTGGAAGAACTTTAGAATCTGTTGACCCGCTGGGTGGCCTTAACACAATTGATATTCTGACTGCCATTAGAAATGCTACT GGTCCCCGTCCTGCCTTGTTTGTTCCTGAAGTTTCATTTGAATTGCTGGTAAAAAGGCAAATCAAACGTTTAGAAGAACCTAGCTTGCGCTGTGTTGAGCTGGTTCATGAAGAAATGCAGAGGATTATCCAGCATTGTAGTAATTACAGTACACAG gaatTATTGAGGTTTCCTAAATTGCACGATGCCATAGTTGAAGTCGTAACGTGTCTTCTGCGTAGAAGACTTCCTGTCACAAATGAAATG GTTCATAATCTAGTGGCCATTGAGTTAGCTTATATCAATACCAAACATCCAGACTTTGCTGATGCCTGTGGTTTAATGAATAACAACATAGAG gaacaaaggCGTAACAGGTTAGCCCGGGAATTGCCTTCTGCTGTGCCACGAGACAAG GCCGCTTCTGGAGCGGGAGATATGTCTCAGGAGCCTGGAACAGGCAACTGGAGAGGAATGCTGAAACCCTCAAAAGCGGAAGAGGTATCGGCAGAGGAAAAATCCaagccagctgcagctctgcctgctagTCCTCAAAAAGGACATGCTGTAAACCTATTAGATGTG CCTGTACCTGTTGCACGCAAGCTTTCTGCCCGTGAGCAACGAGATTGTGAAGTGATTGAACGACTTATTAAATCTTACTTCCTTATTGTCAGGAAGAACATTCAGGACAG TGTGCCAAAGGCAGTGATGCATTTTCTGGTGAACCACGTGAAAGACACTCTTCAGAGTGAGCTGGTGGGCCAGCTGTACAAATCCTTGTTGTTGGATGACCTTCTGACGGAATCTGAGGACATGGCCCAGCGCAGAAAAGAGGCAGCTGACATGCTAAAG GCCCTGCAGCGAGCCAGTCAGATCATTGCAGAGATTCGTGAGACACATCTTTGGTGA
- the DNM1L gene encoding dynamin-1-like protein isoform X3, with product MEALIPVINKLQDVFNTVGADIIQLPQIVVVGTQSSGKSSVLESLVGRDLLPRGTGVVTRRPLILQLVHVSPEDGRKTAGDENEIDAEEWGKFLHTKNKIYTDFDEIRQEIENETERISGNNKGISPEPIHLKIFSSNVVNLTLVDLPGMTKVPVGDQPKDIELQIRELILQFISNPNSIILAVTAANTDMATSEALKIAREVDPDGRRTLAVITKLDLMDAGTDAMDVLMGRVIPVKLGIIGVVNRSQLDINNKKSVTDSIRDEYGFLQKKYPSLANRNGTKYLARTLNRLLMHHIRDCLPELKTRINVLAAQYQSLLNSYGEPVEDKSATLLQLITKFATEYCNTIEGTAKYIETSELCGGARICYIFHETFGRTLESVDPLGGLNTIDILTAIRNATGPRPALFVPEVSFELLVKRQIKRLEEPSLRCVELVHEEMQRIIQHCSNYSTQELLRFPKLHDAIVEVVTCLLRRRLPVTNEMVHNLVAIELAYINTKHPDFADACGLMNNNIEEQRRNRLARELPSAVPRDKSTKAPGALTPASQETVTAASAEADGKAASGAGDMSQEPGTGNWRGMLKPSKAEEVSAEEKSKPAAALPASPQKGHAVNLLDVPVPVARKLSAREQRDCEVIERLIKSYFLIVRKNIQDSGSSSKT from the exons AGCAGTGGAAAGAGTTCTGTGTTGGAAAGTCTTGTGGGGAGGGATCTGCTCCCACGAGGTACTGGAGTTGTCACCCGGAGACCCCTTATTCTGCAGCTGGTGCATGTTTCCCCAGAGGATGGTCGGAAAACAGCTGGAGATGAAAATG AGATAGATGCTGAAGAGTGGGGTAAATTTCTTCACACCAAAAATAAG ATCTATACAGATTTTGATGAAATTCGTCAGgaaatagaaaatgaaacagagagGATTTCAGGAAATAATAAG GGGATCAGTCCTGAACCTATTCATCTTAAGATTTTTTCATCTAATGTTGTAAATCTGACTCTTGTGGATTTACCTGGAATGACAAAG gtGCCTGTTGGTGATCAGCCTAAGGACATTGAACTTCAAATAAGAGAGCTAATCCTTCAATTCATCAGCAACCCAAATTCAATTATTCTGGCAGTTACAGCTGCTAACACAGACATGGCCACTTCAGAAGCACTTAAAATTGCACGGGAGGTGGATCCAGATg GTCGAAGAACCCTTGCTGTTATCACAAAGCTGGATCTCATGGATGCTGGCACTGATGCTATGGATGTGCTCATGGGAAGAGTGATTCCAGTCAAACTTGGCATCATTGGAGTAGTGAACAG GAGTCAGTTGGATATTAACAATAAGAAGAGTGTAACTGATTCCATTCGTGATGAGTATGGTTTTCTTCAAAAGAAGTATCCTTCTCTAGCCAATCGAAACGGAACCAAGTATCTTGCTAGAACACTGAACAG acTACTGATGCATCATATCAGGGATTGCTTGCCAGAACTGAAAACCAGAATCAATGTTTTAGCTGCTCAGTACCAGTCTCTACTAAACAGCTATGGGGAACCTGTTGAGGACAAAAGTGCCACTTTATTGCAGCTTATTACCAAATTTGCTACAGAATATTGTAACACTATTGAAGGAACAGCAAAATACATAGAGACTTCGGAGCT atgCGGTGGAGCCAGAATCTGTTACATTTTTCATGAGACCTTTGGAAGAACTTTAGAATCTGTTGACCCGCTGGGTGGCCTTAACACAATTGATATTCTGACTGCCATTAGAAATGCTACT GGTCCCCGTCCTGCCTTGTTTGTTCCTGAAGTTTCATTTGAATTGCTGGTAAAAAGGCAAATCAAACGTTTAGAAGAACCTAGCTTGCGCTGTGTTGAGCTGGTTCATGAAGAAATGCAGAGGATTATCCAGCATTGTAGTAATTACAGTACACAG gaatTATTGAGGTTTCCTAAATTGCACGATGCCATAGTTGAAGTCGTAACGTGTCTTCTGCGTAGAAGACTTCCTGTCACAAATGAAATG GTTCATAATCTAGTGGCCATTGAGTTAGCTTATATCAATACCAAACATCCAGACTTTGCTGATGCCTGTGGTTTAATGAATAACAACATAGAG gaacaaaggCGTAACAGGTTAGCCCGGGAATTGCCTTCTGCTGTGCCACGAGACAAG TCTACTAAAGCTCCAGGTGCATTGACACCTGCTTCCCAGGAGACTgttactgctgcttctgctgaggcTGATGGCAAG GCCGCTTCTGGAGCGGGAGATATGTCTCAGGAGCCTGGAACAGGCAACTGGAGAGGAATGCTGAAACCCTCAAAAGCGGAAGAGGTATCGGCAGAGGAAAAATCCaagccagctgcagctctgcctgctagTCCTCAAAAAGGACATGCTGTAAACCTATTAGATGTG CCTGTACCTGTTGCACGCAAGCTTTCTGCCCGTGAGCAACGAGATTGTGAAGTGATTGAACGACTTATTAAATCTTACTTCCTTATTGTCAGGAAGAACATTCAGGACAG cggcAGCAGCAGTAAAACTTGA
- the DNM1L gene encoding dynamin-1-like protein isoform X6 — protein sequence MEALIPVINKLQDVFNTVGADIIQLPQIVVVGTQSSGKSSVLESLVGRDLLPRGTGVVTRRPLILQLVHVSPEDGRKTAGDENEIDAEEWGKFLHTKNKIYTDFDEIRQEIENETERISGNNKGISPEPIHLKIFSSNVVNLTLVDLPGMTKVPVGDQPKDIELQIRELILQFISNPNSIILAVTAANTDMATSEALKIAREVDPDGRRTLAVITKLDLMDAGTDAMDVLMGRVIPVKLGIIGVVNRSQLDINNKKSVTDSIRDEYGFLQKKYPSLANRNGTKYLARTLNRLLMHHIRDCLPELKTRINVLAAQYQSLLNSYGEPVEDKSATLLQLITKFATEYCNTIEGTAKYIETSELCGGARICYIFHETFGRTLESVDPLGGLNTIDILTAIRNATGPRPALFVPEVSFELLVKRQIKRLEEPSLRCVELVHEEMQRIIQHCSNYSTQELLRFPKLHDAIVEVVTCLLRRRLPVTNEMVHNLVAIELAYINTKHPDFADACGLMNNNIEEQRRNRLARELPSAVPRDKSTKAPGALTPASQETVTAASAEADGKAASGAGDMSQEPGTGNWRGMLKPSKAEEVSAEEKSKPAAALPASPQKGHAVNLLDVPVPVARKLSAREQRDCEVIERLIKSYFLIVRKNIQDSVPKAVMHFLVNHVKDTLQSELVGQLYKSLLLDDLLTESEDMAQRRKEAADMLKALQRASQIIAEIRETHLW from the exons AGCAGTGGAAAGAGTTCTGTGTTGGAAAGTCTTGTGGGGAGGGATCTGCTCCCACGAGGTACTGGAGTTGTCACCCGGAGACCCCTTATTCTGCAGCTGGTGCATGTTTCCCCAGAGGATGGTCGGAAAACAGCTGGAGATGAAAATG AGATAGATGCTGAAGAGTGGGGTAAATTTCTTCACACCAAAAATAAG ATCTATACAGATTTTGATGAAATTCGTCAGgaaatagaaaatgaaacagagagGATTTCAGGAAATAATAAG GGGATCAGTCCTGAACCTATTCATCTTAAGATTTTTTCATCTAATGTTGTAAATCTGACTCTTGTGGATTTACCTGGAATGACAAAG gtGCCTGTTGGTGATCAGCCTAAGGACATTGAACTTCAAATAAGAGAGCTAATCCTTCAATTCATCAGCAACCCAAATTCAATTATTCTGGCAGTTACAGCTGCTAACACAGACATGGCCACTTCAGAAGCACTTAAAATTGCACGGGAGGTGGATCCAGATg GTCGAAGAACCCTTGCTGTTATCACAAAGCTGGATCTCATGGATGCTGGCACTGATGCTATGGATGTGCTCATGGGAAGAGTGATTCCAGTCAAACTTGGCATCATTGGAGTAGTGAACAG GAGTCAGTTGGATATTAACAATAAGAAGAGTGTAACTGATTCCATTCGTGATGAGTATGGTTTTCTTCAAAAGAAGTATCCTTCTCTAGCCAATCGAAACGGAACCAAGTATCTTGCTAGAACACTGAACAG acTACTGATGCATCATATCAGGGATTGCTTGCCAGAACTGAAAACCAGAATCAATGTTTTAGCTGCTCAGTACCAGTCTCTACTAAACAGCTATGGGGAACCTGTTGAGGACAAAAGTGCCACTTTATTGCAGCTTATTACCAAATTTGCTACAGAATATTGTAACACTATTGAAGGAACAGCAAAATACATAGAGACTTCGGAGCT atgCGGTGGAGCCAGAATCTGTTACATTTTTCATGAGACCTTTGGAAGAACTTTAGAATCTGTTGACCCGCTGGGTGGCCTTAACACAATTGATATTCTGACTGCCATTAGAAATGCTACT GGTCCCCGTCCTGCCTTGTTTGTTCCTGAAGTTTCATTTGAATTGCTGGTAAAAAGGCAAATCAAACGTTTAGAAGAACCTAGCTTGCGCTGTGTTGAGCTGGTTCATGAAGAAATGCAGAGGATTATCCAGCATTGTAGTAATTACAGTACACAG gaatTATTGAGGTTTCCTAAATTGCACGATGCCATAGTTGAAGTCGTAACGTGTCTTCTGCGTAGAAGACTTCCTGTCACAAATGAAATG GTTCATAATCTAGTGGCCATTGAGTTAGCTTATATCAATACCAAACATCCAGACTTTGCTGATGCCTGTGGTTTAATGAATAACAACATAGAG gaacaaaggCGTAACAGGTTAGCCCGGGAATTGCCTTCTGCTGTGCCACGAGACAAG TCTACTAAAGCTCCAGGTGCATTGACACCTGCTTCCCAGGAGACTgttactgctgcttctgctgaggcTGATGGCAAG GCCGCTTCTGGAGCGGGAGATATGTCTCAGGAGCCTGGAACAGGCAACTGGAGAGGAATGCTGAAACCCTCAAAAGCGGAAGAGGTATCGGCAGAGGAAAAATCCaagccagctgcagctctgcctgctagTCCTCAAAAAGGACATGCTGTAAACCTATTAGATGTG CCTGTACCTGTTGCACGCAAGCTTTCTGCCCGTGAGCAACGAGATTGTGAAGTGATTGAACGACTTATTAAATCTTACTTCCTTATTGTCAGGAAGAACATTCAGGACAG TGTGCCAAAGGCAGTGATGCATTTTCTGGTGAACCACGTGAAAGACACTCTTCAGAGTGAGCTGGTGGGCCAGCTGTACAAATCCTTGTTGTTGGATGACCTTCTGACGGAATCTGAGGACATGGCCCAGCGCAGAAAAGAGGCAGCTGACATGCTAAAG GCCCTGCAGCGAGCCAGTCAGATCATTGCAGAGATTCGTGAGACACATCTTTGGTGA